Proteins from a single region of Strix aluco isolate bStrAlu1 chromosome 5, bStrAlu1.hap1, whole genome shotgun sequence:
- the LOC141924256 gene encoding endogenous retrovirus group 3 member 1 Env polyprotein-like isoform X1, which produces MMCMLIFVALYWGLTYEAEGKPIPPPLPNTHDPLEDNEFVSLAKTVSQTFNLSHCWVCGGPLGLSSWPWVSIPLSPCQIVSNYSDIANTTWDDSGTWPVQFPNKGKFCLNRTQKGGVDVGESKCQWTLTHKLINKDRGIYVWLWLNEQGRSKGFKGFWSNKNETEHAKLPGNNFFNQTCEWKNDTGSWYCTIRINNHLNEVFSPLGDRNTTYFQTPRTAEGPFAKGTKAKKGHYWICGHTAYKQLPANWSGICYVGIIRPLFFLLPEADGPQLGIRLYDKLGNKKIDRNKRSVEFKIGGTQKWGENEWPPERIIKHYGPATWNPNEPISGAREPIYNLNRIIRLQAVLEIITNKTANAIDLLTQQSQQMRTAILQHRMVLDYLLAEEGGVCGKLNVSNCCLEIADVGEVVLQLTTDIRKLAHVPVQTWNGWSGDLWSWLPGAPWVKQLLFYLICAFAALMFLPCVIPCFIQLIQRVVSNMQFISTVSPDGVKQIRIVRQPKPVAVPII; this is translated from the coding sequence ATGATGTGTATGTTGATTTTTGTCGCATTATATTGGGGTCTTACCTATGAAGCTGAAGGGAAGCCAATTCCCCCACCTTTACCCAACACACATGACCCCCTTGAGGATAATGAATTTGTTTCGTTAGCAAAGACTGTAAGTCAAACCTTTAATCTAAGCCACTGTTGGGTTTGTGGAGGACCCCtaggattatcaagctggccgtgggtttCTATACCGCTCTCCCCATGTCAGATTGTAAGTAACTATAGCGACATTGCAAATACCACCTGGGATGATAGCGGAACTTGGCCAGTCCAATTCCCAAATAAGGGCAAATTTTGTTTAAATCGcactcagaaaggaggagttgatgtAGGGgagagtaagtgtcaatggacactCACACACAAATTGATTAACAAAGATAGGGGCATTTATGTATGGTTGTGGCTCAACGAACAAGGAcgcagcaaaggattcaaggggttttggtcaaacaaaaatgaaacagaacatgCTAAATTGCCGGGAAACAACTTTTTCAATCAAACTTGTGAATGGAAAAACGACACTGGGTCTTGGTACTGTACCATCCGAATAAACAATCATCTAAATGAGGTTTTCAGCCCTCTGGGAGATAGAAACACAAcctattttcaaaccccaaggactgcagagggaccttTTGCCAAAGGTACCAAAGCCAAAAAGGGTCATTATTGGATAtgtggacatactgcctacaaacaactGCCAGCAAACTGGTCGGGAATTTGCTATGTAGGAATCATCCGAcccctgtttttcctccttcctgaggCAGATGGCCCTCAACTGGGAATAAGACTATATGACAAGTTAGGGAACAAAAAGATTGACCGCAATAAGCGATCTGTTGAGTTTAAAATAGGTGGAactcaaaagtggggggaaaatgagtggccccctGAAAGAATTATTAAGCATTATGGGCCTGCCACTTGGAACCCCAATGAACcgatatcaggggcaagagaaccaatttataatttgaaccGTATAATTCGACTACAAGCAGTTCTAgaaattattactaataaaactgctaatgctatagaccttttaactcaacaatctcaacagatgcgcactgcaaTCCTTCAACATCGTATGGTTTTAGACTACCTAttagctgaagagggaggagtatgtggaaaactaaatgtttctaattgttgTCTGGAAATAGCCgatgtaggtgaagtagtccttcaGCTAACCACAGACATTAGGAAACTAGCTCATGTCCCCGTTCAAACATGGAATGGTTGGAGTGGTGATCTATGGTCTTGGCTACccggagcaccatgggtaaagcagcttctattttatctcatatgtgcatttgccgccttgatgtttttgccatgtgttattccttgctttattcagTTAATCCAACGTGTTGTctctaacatgcaatttatatctaCTGTCTCACCTGATGGTGTAAAGCAGATTCGTATTGTTCGCCAACCAAAGCCTGTAGCTGTACCAATCATTTAA